The genomic region GACCTCCCGCAGGGCCTCGACGTGGGCCACCGAGGACGCGGGGTTCTCCTGTACGGCGTGGCGATACCAGTCCACGAAGTTCTCGGCGTGGCGGCCGAGGAGTTGATCCTCACGGGTGGACTCGGCGCGTAGCAGCGCCGGGCGGATGTTGCACACCACCGTCGCCCGCATGGCGTCCTTGAACGCCGTCAGGCGGGTGTTGATCGGCTGGGCGACGACGCGTGCGAGAGCCGATTCGGTCCAGTCCGTCTTGAACGTCGGCCCCTCCGATCCGTCGTCGCGGTAGAGCTGCACGTCGCCCATCTCGCACTTGAACAGCGTCGTGGGGCCTGCGCTGAGGCTCTCCCAGGTGATGCGGGAGTGCCGTCCATCGTCGGCGTGCTCGACTTCCAGCCGGTATCGGAAGGATTCCCCGCCGACTACGACGTCGATCTCGAACACCTGCTTCGGGTCCGTCTGCCAACGTGTCAGCGTCGACGGATGAAATGCGACCCGATCAGCGATTTTGGCCTCGGCCGAGAGCAGCTTGCGGAGCCCGTAGACGACATCGATCACAGCCGTCTTGCCGGCGCCGTTCGCGCCGAGCAGCAGAACCGTCTCCTGCAACTCCAACTCGAAGTTCTGGAGGCACTTGTAGTTGTGCACGCAGATCCGCCTCAGCACACCGGTCATCGTACTGCCGCCTCGCTGAGGCCCGATCAGGCTGTCAGGTGGCGATCGATGCCCTGAATCGCCCGTGAGCCGCCGGCCTGAGCCTTCTCGGTGTCAGGGCCGGTGAGGGCGCGGTTGGTGGCGTGGCCGGTCATCACTCGATTGCCACGCTCGGCGACGGCAGGTAGAAGCGCTCCACCTCCTCATCGTAGGGATCTCGGTTCCGCAACGCGGGTGCATCCACGGCCCGCTGCACCCACTCGACAAGTATGCCCCCCTCCGCCATGACCTGCCGGGCGTGCGCGGTGAGTATCAACTCCATCTCGATGAGTCATCGCCGCCGCACCGCGAACTCATGCGGTAGTGGTGGCGTCGGCTGCTGTGAAGGGGTGGACTGAGCAAGAATCACGGCGTCCTGAGGGGTTTGCGCTGGTCGGAGGTCGGTTTGGGTAGGACGGTGGCGGGGATCAGGGGGCTGGCGAGGATCTCGTCGAGGAGGGCGGCGGCGGCGGGGGTGACCTCAATGGTGTGCTCGAGGATGGCGAGGAGACGGAGGAGTTCGTCGCTCTGGGTCCAGCGAGTGGGCCGGATGTCGTCGAGGGGGCTGGACTTCCGGCCCTTGCGGGTCTTCATCCGGTAGCCGAGCCAGGAGCCGACGACCTTCAGGCCGGAGACCTCGAAGTTCCAGACCTCTGGGCTGACGGGTCCGAAGGTGCCTGTGCCGACTGTATAGCGCTCTCGGGCGGGCCGTCGACTACGAGACGAGGCTCTGGCGGCCGGCACTTCGCTTCGGATTCTCGAGAGGCACATTCACGCCCGCCGGCCGGCAGCGACGATCGACCCGAGCAGACGTGCACTATCGCGCCGCACTGTTCCAGCGGCTCCGCAACCGGGCTGCGCATCACGAACCGATCTTCAACGGCGTCCAAACCCCAGGTTCGACCACGGTCATCGCTATCGGCGACGTATGGGAGCGATCGCTCGAACTGTTGGCATGGATGAGTCCGGACCTTGCCGACCTCCACAGGGAGCAGAGCGCCATGCCTGATCTTCTGCAGGATCGGCCACACGCATGATCGCGAGGCGCTCCGACACACGACACCGCAACCCCGTGCCGCCGAGGAGTTCCATGGCAATCGGGGTCACGTCCTCCACGTTGCCGCCGCGGCGGGGGCAACGGTCACCTCGGTGGTCGAGGAGAGAGGACACTGCTTGTTTGTGCCGGTCGTACTTCAGAGACGCGGGGATCGGGAATCGTCCGACCCCCGTGACCGGAGGCGTTCGGCGTGATCCGAGACTACGGTCTGGAGCTTCAGTGGTTCGGGGATCATCCGACCCCCGTGACGTACTCGTGGATGAGATGCCGATGTTCGCCCACGCGCGGCTTCAGTGGTTCGGGGATCATCCGACCCCCGTGACGTGGGTGAACTTGCCCATACAGTTCCGCTGCGTCATGCTTCAGTGGTTCGGGGATCATCCGACCCCCGTGACCTTTGCTCGTCGTATTGGACAGATCTCTCACCCGTCGCTTCAGT from Deltaproteobacteria bacterium harbors:
- a CDS encoding AAA family ATPase; amino-acid sequence: MTGVLRRICVHNYKCLQNFELELQETVLLLGANGAGKTAVIDVVYGLRKLLSAEAKIADRVAFHPSTLTRWQTDPKQVFEIDVVVGGESFRYRLEVEHADDGRHSRITWESLSAGPTTLFKCEMGDVQLYRDDGSEGPTFKTDWTESALARVVAQPINTRLTAFKDAMRATVVCNIRPALLRAESTREDQLLGRHAENFVDWYRHAVQENPASSVAHVEALREV